The following proteins are encoded in a genomic region of Brachypodium distachyon strain Bd21 chromosome 1, Brachypodium_distachyon_v3.0, whole genome shotgun sequence:
- the LOC106865923 gene encoding uncharacterized protein LOC106865923, whose amino-acid sequence MQSPNHELRGRSAKSCPASLPLPPLPLPISEGMEEPSSPDQGFRFGIPSDGTSDTDDSDVEMEEVPEDPSPKEHDADKAIDLMRFVFKEGLAFLDNGSGRCLTERMLVDMGGFMVNKMLEQPAVAQRNAPCRMRMFKSSTFETEMSHAFAKEARKGIAEELQGDFFGYLLMCVPRLTLGNTTWFFSHAMSTARERLWRGFLGLCRILISLVHLLKKQCIRCSRKLG is encoded by the exons ATGCAGAGTCCAAACCACGAACTGCGAGGGAGGAGCGCCAAAAGTTGCCCTGCTTCTCTCCCTTTGCCGCCTCTTCCCCTTCCCATCTCCGAG GGTATGGAGGAACCATCATCTCCTGACCAAGGTTTTCGTTTTGGCATCCCATCTGACGGGACTTCAGACACAGATGACAGTGATGTCGAGATGGAGGAGGTTCCGGAAGATCCTTCTCCTAAGGAGCACGATGCTGATAAGGCGATTGATCTCATGAGGTTTGTCTTCAAAGAAGGGCTGGCTTTCCTGGACAATGGGTCTGGAAGATGTCTGACTGAAAGGATGCTTGTGGACATGGGTGGCTTCATGGTCAATAAGATGCTGGAGCAACCTGCTGTTGCCCAGCGAAATGCTCCTTGTCGGATGCGGATGTTTAAGTCTAGCACTTTTGAAACAGAAATGTCGCACGCGTTTGCGAAAGAAGCGAGGAAGGGTATTGCCGAGGAGCTCCAGGGGGATTTCTTTGGGTATTTGTTGATGTGTGTTCCCCGCCTAACACTTGGAAATACTACATGGTTCTTTTCGCACGCTATGTCAACAGCAAGGGAGAGGTTGTGGAGAGGCTTCTTGGGATTGTGCCGGATCCTGATATCTCTGGTCCATCTCTTAAAGAAGCAGTGCATTCGATGCTCTCGGAAGCTGGGGTGA